A single Lycorma delicatula isolate Av1 chromosome 12, ASM4794821v1, whole genome shotgun sequence DNA region contains:
- the LOC142333095 gene encoding odorant receptor 49a-like isoform X4 produces the protein MYWLQVDETILSKVSDFLRILIVSVFTYIFSSISQNLINEDENLRNTLYECSWINKPEWFKKSLLIMLTRTNKPLQIKPFGLYVINLNSYATIL, from the exons ATGTATTGGTTACAG gtgGATGAAACTATTTTATCTAAAGTTAGCGATTTTCTTAGAATCTTAATCGTTTCagtatttacatacatattttcatcaataagtCAAAATCTTATTAATGAG GATGAGAATTTAAGGAATACACTTTATGAATGTTCTTGGATTAATAAACCTGAATGGTTCAAAAAATCATTACTAATAATGTTGACAAGAACTAATAAACCATTACAAATAAAACCTTTTGGATTGTATGTTATTAATCTAAATAGTTATGCCact